One part of the Ziziphus jujuba cultivar Dongzao chromosome 2, ASM3175591v1 genome encodes these proteins:
- the LOC125418321 gene encoding rust resistance kinase Lr10-like gives MYNMIEEFLQINNNLMPIRYSYSDIRKMSRGFKNKLGEGGYGSVYKGKLPSGCLVAIKMLEKSKANGQDFINEVSTIGRIHHVNVVQLVGYCVEGSKRALLYDFMSNGSLDKYPFSLEGINHLDCKTMREISCGVACGIKYLHQGCNMEILHFDIKPHNILLDENFIPKVSDFGLARLCPLDNSIVSLTAARGTMGYIAPELFYKNIGGVSNKADVYSFRILLMEMASRRKTLNAVAEHTSQIYFSSWIYDQFSKGNDLEMGDAIEDESKIRKKMIIVALCCIQMKPSNRPSMNRFKEMLKGEVESLQMLPKPFLCLEENTANDKGVKSNSRCSTTSLNDVSEEIIQILDAN, from the coding sequence ATGTATAATATGATTGAAGAATTCTTACAAATTAACAATAACCTCATGCCTATAAGGTACTCATATTCTGATATAAGAAAGATGTCTAGGGGTTTCAAGAACAAATTAGGGGAGGGAGGTTATGGTTCTGTCTATAAAGGAAAGCTTCCTAGTGGATGTCTAGTAGCAATCAAGATGTTAGAAAAATCTAAAGCCAATGGGCAAGATTTCATCAATGAGGTTTCTACCATCGGAAGGATTCACCATGTCAATGTGGTGCAACTAGTTGGTTATTGTGTTGAGGGATCAAAGCGTGCTCTTTTGTATGATTTTATGTCTAATGGATCTCTCGataaatatcctttttctttagAAGGAATTAACCACTTAGATTGCAAGACAATGCGTGAAATTTCATGTGGAGTGGCTTGTGGTATTAAATATCTCCATCAAGGGTGCAATATGGAAATCTTGCATTTTGATATCAAACCTCATAACATTCTTTTGGATGAGAATTTTATTCCAAAGGTTTCTGATTTTGGACTTGCAAGGTTATGCCCACTAGACAATAGCATCGTGTCTCTAACTGCAGCAAGAGGAACCATGGGATACATAGCTCCAGAGCTATTTTACAAAAAcattggaggagtttctaacaAAGCCGATGTTTATAGTTTTAGAATATTATTGATGGAAATGGCCAGTAGAAGAAAGACTTTGAATGCAGTTGCAGAGCATACaagtcaaatttatttttcttcatggATTTATGACCAATTCAGTAAAGGTAATGACTTAGAAATGGGGGATGCAATAGAGGATGAatcaaaaataagaaagaagatgATTATAGTGGCATTATGCTGTATACAAATGAAACCAAGTAATCGACCATCAATGAACAGATTCAAAGAGATGCTTAAGGGAGAAGTTGAAAGTTTACAAATGCTTCCAAAGCCTTTTCTATGTCTAGAAGAAAATACTGCAAATGATAAAGGGGTGAAATCAAATTCAAGATGCTCAACAACATCTTTAAATGATGTTTCTGAAGAGATTATTCAGATTCTAGATGCAAATTAA
- the LOC132800802 gene encoding uncharacterized protein LOC132800802: protein MEIGKPSSSPFIGPGRFILLVLMVFHLQTSYAKHHDHHLCPASSCGNIPNISYPFRLQTDPPNCGKKRYELSCENNNRSTVLNLYSGKYHVRAINYDNYTIRLADVNIDKANCFTVPLYSLAAYNFTDESPYSGSFLNDNGKTLDNISLSEVIIFIKCENPVESPLYVPTEPCINSSGAASTTLSKEEYYSYRILAA from the exons ATGGAGATTGGAAAACCCTCTTCTTCACCATTCATAGGCCCAGGCAGATTCATCCTTCTTGTTTTGATGGTTTTCCATCTTCAAACTAGCTATGCAAAAcatcatgatcatcatcttTGCCCTGCATCTTCATGTGGAAATATACCCAATATAAGCTACCCTTTTCGGCTCCAAACCGATCCACCAAACTGCGGGAAGAAAAGGTATGAACTATCATGTGAGAATAACAACCGTTCTACTGTCTTAAACTTGTATTCAGGAAAATACCATGTCCGTGCAATCAATTACGATAACTATACAATCCGACTGGCTGATGTCAATATTGACAAGGCTAATTGCTTCACCGTACCACTTTACTCCTTGGCCGCATATAACTTCACTGATGAATCTCCATATTCAGGATCATTTTTGAATGATAACGGAAAAACTTTGGATAACATCTCACTTTCAGAGGTTATAATATTCATCAAGTGTGAAAATCCAGTTGAGTCTCCTCTGTATGTACCCACTGAACCATGCATTAATAGTAGCGGTGCTGCTAGTACTACCTTATCCAAAGAGGAATATTACTCTTAT AGGATTCTTGCCGCATAG
- the LOC132800505 gene encoding uncharacterized protein LOC132800505 yields MALNALGGLGLAKPITTMITTMMQKKPAVLYHYPCPDGAFAALAAHLFFSAACLLVMFFPNTIYNPIASNKLPLAEISDIYLLDFVDPSGFVQEISSNVSRVVVSDHHRTAVEGLCGESSCSVGENVEKVIDIQRSGATIAFYYFEERAGSGLTDLNVGSMRV; encoded by the coding sequence ATGGCGTTGAACGCTCTTGGAGGTTTGGGTTTAGCCAAGCCCATCACCACCATGATTACGACGATGATGCAGAAGAAACCTGCGGTTCTATACCACTATCCATGCCCAGACGGAGCTTTTGCAGCTTTAGCAGCTCATCTTTTCTTCTCTGCTGCTTGTCTTCTGGTTATGTTCTTCCCCAACACCATCTACAACCCCATCGCTTCCAATAAGCTGCCTCTCGCCGAAATCAGTGATATTTACCTTCTAGACTTCGTGGATCCATCTGGGTTTGTTCAGGAAATCTCTTCCAATGTCAGCAGAGTGGTGGTTTCAGATCACCACAGGACCGCAGTGGAGGGTCTTTGCGGTGAGAGTTCTTGTTCAGTTGGTGAGAATGTGGAGAAGGTTATTGATATCCAGAGGAGTGGAGCTACTATTGCTTTTTATTATTTCGAGGAAAGAGCTGGTAGTGGTCTAACCGATTTGAATGTTGGTTCGATGCGGGTTTGA
- the LOC107417031 gene encoding rust resistance kinase Lr10-like isoform X1, which produces MEIGRPSSTPFIGLGSFIFFVLIVFHLQTSYAKHHNHHCPASSCGNIHNISYPFRLQTDPPNCGKKRYELSCENNNHSTVLNLYSGKYHVHAINYNNYTIQVADFNIHKANCSFVPPYSLFNYNFSRRDPYLIKMNTGSESYSLSEAITFVKCENPVESPLYIPTDPCINSSGAATTILSKGEYYSYVKVGGTYTSGLEDSCRIELMVMITSRQQRIWENSSTNISYKDIHNQLVYGFELSWLPSFVNDVHFGYTCYVNGSNNVVHCDDWSTIFPGILDIPFLFSGILLAISFLFCAWRRRHLSMYNIIEEFLQTNNDLMPVRYSYFDIRKMTMGFKDKLGAGGYGSVYKGKLRSGRFVAIKMLEKSKANGQDFINEVSTIGRIHHVNVVQLVGFCAQGSKHALVYDFMPNGSLDKYLFSQEGTNSLDCKKMCEISCEVACGIEYLHRGCNMQILHFDIKPHNILLDENFIPKVSDFGLARLSPLGNSIVSLTAARGTMGYIAPELFYKNIGAVSNKADVYSFGILLMEMASRRKNLNAGADHTSQIYFPSWIYDQLKEGNNVEMGDATEDESKIRKKMIIVALWCIQMNPNDRPTMNRVKEMLEGDVESLQMPPKPFASKQEKPVELVNHEGVKLDLRYSTTASYHDDYNEISQIIESS; this is translated from the exons ATGGAGATTGGAAGACCCTCTTCTACACCATTCATAGGCCTAGGCAGCttcatcttttttgttttgatagtTTTCCATCTTCAAACTAGCTATGCAAAACATCATAATCATCATTGCCCTGCATCTTCATGTGGAAATATACACAATATAAGCTACCCTTTTCGGCTCCAAACCGATCCACCAAACTGCGGGAAGAAAAGGTATGAACTATCTTGTGAGAATAACAACCATTCCACTGTCTTAAACTTGTATTCAGGAAAATACCATGTCCATGCAATCAATTACAATAACTACACAATTCAAGTGGCGGATTTCAATATTCACAAGGCTAATTGCTCCTTCGTGCCTCCTTATTCTCTGTTCAATTATAACTTCAGTCGCAGAGatccatatttaattaagatGAATACAGGCAGTGAATCATATTCACTCTCAGAAGCTATAACATTTGTCAAGTGTGAAAATCCAGTTGAGTCTCCTCTTTACATACCCACTGATCCATGCATCAATAGTAGTGGTGCTGCTACTACTATCTTATCCAAAGGGGAATACTACTCTTATGTGAAGGTTGGTGGAACATATACATCGGGGTTAGAGGATTCTTGCCGTATAGAGCTGATGGTTATGATCACATCACGACAGCAGAGAATTTGGGAAAACAGCAGCACCAACATTTCCTACAAAGACATACACAATCAACTTGTATACGGCTTTGAGCTTTCATGGTTGCCAAGTTTTGTTAATGATGTTCATTTTGGTTACACTTGCTATGTCAATGGCTCCAACAACGTGGTCCATT GCGATGATTGGAGTACTATTTTTCCCGGCATTCTTGATATTCCCT TTTTGTTCAGCGGGATTTTATTAgcaatttcatttcttttttgcgCATGGCGAAGGCGACATTTATCAATGTATAACATTATCGAAGAATTCTTACAAACTAACAACGATCTTATGCCTGTAAGGTATTCATACTTCGATATTAGAAAGATGACTATGGGTTTCAAGGACAAACTTGGTGCAGGAGGTTATGGTTCTGTCTATAAAGGAAAGCTTCGTAGTGGACGTTTTGTAGCAATCAAGATGTTAGAGAAATCCAAGGCTAATGGGCAAGATTTCATCAATGAAGTTTCTACCATTGGAAGGATTCACCATGTCAATGTCGTGCAGCTTGTTGGTTTCTGTGCTCAGGGATCAAAACATGCTCTTGTATACGATTTTATGCCTAATGGATCTCTTGACAAATATCTTTTTTCTCAAGAAGGAACTAACTCCTTAGATTGCAAGAAAATGTGTGAAATCTCATGTGAAGTGGCTTGTGGTATTGAATATCTTCATCGAGGATGCAACATgcaaattttacattttgataTCAAGCCGCATAACATTCTTTTGGATGAGAATTTTATTCCAAAGGTTTCTGATTTTGGGCTCGCAAGATTATCCCCATTAGGCAATAGCATTGTCTCTCTTACTGCAGCAAGAGGAACCATGGGATACATAGCTCCTGAGTTGTTTTACAAGAATATTGGAGCAGTTTCTAACAAAGCGGATGTTTATAGTTTTGGAATACTATTGATGGAAATGGCTAGTAGAAGAAAGAATTTGAATGCAGGTGCAGATCATACGAGTCAAATTTACTTTCCTTCGTGGATTTATGATCAATTGAAGGAAGGAAACAACGTTGAAATGGGTGATGCAACAGAGGATGAgtcaaaaataagaaagaagatgATTATAGTTGCATTATGGTGTATACAAATGAATCCAAATGATCGACCAACAATGAACAGAGTCAAAGAGATGCTTGAAGGAGATGTTGAAAGCCTGCAAATGCCTCCAAAGCCTTTTGCAAGTAAACAAGAAAAGCCTGTAGAGCTTGTAAATCATGAAGGGGTGAAATTAGATTTAAGATACTCAACAACAGCTTCATATCATGACGACTACAATGAGATTAGTCAAATTATAGAATCAAGTTAA
- the LOC107417031 gene encoding rust resistance kinase Lr10-like isoform X2 translates to MWKYTQYKLPFSAPNRSTKLREEKVGGTYTSGLEDSCRIELMVMITSRQQRIWENSSTNISYKDIHNQLVYGFELSWLPSFVNDVHFGYTCYVNGSNNVVHCDDWSTIFPGILDIPFLFSGILLAISFLFCAWRRRHLSMYNIIEEFLQTNNDLMPVRYSYFDIRKMTMGFKDKLGAGGYGSVYKGKLRSGRFVAIKMLEKSKANGQDFINEVSTIGRIHHVNVVQLVGFCAQGSKHALVYDFMPNGSLDKYLFSQEGTNSLDCKKMCEISCEVACGIEYLHRGCNMQILHFDIKPHNILLDENFIPKVSDFGLARLSPLGNSIVSLTAARGTMGYIAPELFYKNIGAVSNKADVYSFGILLMEMASRRKNLNAGADHTSQIYFPSWIYDQLKEGNNVEMGDATEDESKIRKKMIIVALWCIQMNPNDRPTMNRVKEMLEGDVESLQMPPKPFASKQEKPVELVNHEGVKLDLRYSTTASYHDDYNEISQIIESS, encoded by the exons ATGTGGAAATATACACAATATAAGCTACCCTTTTCGGCTCCAAACCGATCCACCAAACTGCGGGAAGAAAAG GTTGGTGGAACATATACATCGGGGTTAGAGGATTCTTGCCGTATAGAGCTGATGGTTATGATCACATCACGACAGCAGAGAATTTGGGAAAACAGCAGCACCAACATTTCCTACAAAGACATACACAATCAACTTGTATACGGCTTTGAGCTTTCATGGTTGCCAAGTTTTGTTAATGATGTTCATTTTGGTTACACTTGCTATGTCAATGGCTCCAACAACGTGGTCCATT GCGATGATTGGAGTACTATTTTTCCCGGCATTCTTGATATTCCCT TTTTGTTCAGCGGGATTTTATTAgcaatttcatttcttttttgcgCATGGCGAAGGCGACATTTATCAATGTATAACATTATCGAAGAATTCTTACAAACTAACAACGATCTTATGCCTGTAAGGTATTCATACTTCGATATTAGAAAGATGACTATGGGTTTCAAGGACAAACTTGGTGCAGGAGGTTATGGTTCTGTCTATAAAGGAAAGCTTCGTAGTGGACGTTTTGTAGCAATCAAGATGTTAGAGAAATCCAAGGCTAATGGGCAAGATTTCATCAATGAAGTTTCTACCATTGGAAGGATTCACCATGTCAATGTCGTGCAGCTTGTTGGTTTCTGTGCTCAGGGATCAAAACATGCTCTTGTATACGATTTTATGCCTAATGGATCTCTTGACAAATATCTTTTTTCTCAAGAAGGAACTAACTCCTTAGATTGCAAGAAAATGTGTGAAATCTCATGTGAAGTGGCTTGTGGTATTGAATATCTTCATCGAGGATGCAACATgcaaattttacattttgataTCAAGCCGCATAACATTCTTTTGGATGAGAATTTTATTCCAAAGGTTTCTGATTTTGGGCTCGCAAGATTATCCCCATTAGGCAATAGCATTGTCTCTCTTACTGCAGCAAGAGGAACCATGGGATACATAGCTCCTGAGTTGTTTTACAAGAATATTGGAGCAGTTTCTAACAAAGCGGATGTTTATAGTTTTGGAATACTATTGATGGAAATGGCTAGTAGAAGAAAGAATTTGAATGCAGGTGCAGATCATACGAGTCAAATTTACTTTCCTTCGTGGATTTATGATCAATTGAAGGAAGGAAACAACGTTGAAATGGGTGATGCAACAGAGGATGAgtcaaaaataagaaagaagatgATTATAGTTGCATTATGGTGTATACAAATGAATCCAAATGATCGACCAACAATGAACAGAGTCAAAGAGATGCTTGAAGGAGATGTTGAAAGCCTGCAAATGCCTCCAAAGCCTTTTGCAAGTAAACAAGAAAAGCCTGTAGAGCTTGTAAATCATGAAGGGGTGAAATTAGATTTAAGATACTCAACAACAGCTTCATATCATGACGACTACAATGAGATTAGTCAAATTATAGAATCAAGTTAA